One Cucumis sativus cultivar 9930 chromosome 1, Cucumber_9930_V3, whole genome shotgun sequence DNA segment encodes these proteins:
- the LOC101219706 gene encoding cyclic dof factor 3 yields the protein MLDSKDPTIKLFGRQIPLSDDAEPPALLSHAEHRKDAAIDEPEKPVDDSDDSGNIERGEEASVNPKTPSIDEETTTTPVDGEPESEKSNSEKTLKKPDKLLPCPRCKSMETKFCYYNNYNVNQPRHFCKACQRYWTAGGTMRNVPVGAGRRKSKNSASYYRHITISEALEAARIESPNGTHKPKFISNNGRVLSFNLDAPTSDPVMGSVLNLGENRVLSNGVKKFEEKGVDQGCEKSSSLSSMPVQSSSELKINGFPSQISCLSGVPWPFVWNSSVPPPAFTPPGFPMSFFPAAAWNSGVPGPWNTPWFSPQPEKSLCSDTKASSTLGKHQRDHEMSKEDAISSKEEGIKKRNGHVLTPKTLRIDDPSEAAKSSIWATLGIKNESITGGKNLFKTFQPKGHEKVHVAETSSVLQANPAALSRSLVFHESS from the exons ATGTTGGATTCTAAAGACCCTACTATTAAGCTTTTTGGCCGTCAAATCCCACTTTCCGACGACGCTGAACCTCCGGCGCTTCTTTCACATGCAGAACACAGAAAG GATGCAGCTATTGATGAACCTGAAAAGCCTGTTGATGATTCAGATGATTCAGGAAATATAGAGAGAGGGGAAGAGGCTAGTGTGAATCCCAAGACGCCATCTATAGATGAAGAAACTACTACGACGCCTGTTGATGGAGAACCCGAGAGTGAAAAATCTAATTCTGAGAAAACCCTAAAGAAGCCTGATAAACTGCTTCCATGTCCTCGCTGTAAAAGTATGGAGACAAAATTCTGTTACTACAACAATTACAATGTTAATCAACCTCGCCATTTTTGTAAAGCTTGTCAAAGATATTGGACTGCTGGTGGCACCATGAGGAACGTGCCGGTAGGAGCCGGTCGTCGGAAGAGCAAAAACTCTGCTTCTTATTATCGTCACATAACAATCTCTGAGGCTCTTGAAGCTGCTCGAATTGAGTCTCCAAATGGAACCcacaaaccaaaatttattagCAACAATGGCAGAGTCTTGAGTTTCAATTTGGATGCACCAACTTCTGATCCTGTGATGGGCTCTGTTTTAAACCTTGGAGAAAACAGAGTTTTGAGTAATGGAGTAAAGAAGTTTGAAGAGAAAGGAGTTGATCAAGGGTGTGAAAAAAGCTCGAGTTTGTCTTCCATGCCAGTTCAAAGTTCATCAGAATTGAAAATCAATGGCTTCCCTTCTCAAATTTCATGTCTTTCTGGAGTTCCATGGCCTTTTGTTTGGAATTCATCAGTTCCTCCACCAGCCTTTACCCCTCCAGGATTTCCCATGTCTTTTTTTCCAGCAGCTGCTTGGAACTCTGGAGTTCCTGGACCATGGAACACTCCATGGTTTTCACCACAACCTGAAAAATCTCTATGTTCTGACACTAAAGCTTCTTCAACACTGGGAAAGCATCAAAGAGACCATGAAATGTCCAAAGAAGATGCCATCTCAAGTAAAGAAGAGGgtattaagaaaagaaatggacaTGTGTTGACCCCAAAAACTTTAAGAATTGATGATCCAAGTGAGGCTGCAAAAAGTTCCATATGGGCAACACTTGGAATAAAGAATGAATCAATCACTGGAGGGAAAAATCTATTCAAAACCTTTCAACCTAAAGGCCATGAGAAAGTTCACGTGGCTGAAACCTCCTCAGTTTTGCAGGCAAATCCTGCAGCCTTGTCAAGATCTCTCGTCTTTCACGAGAGCTCTTGA
- the LOC101218201 gene encoding uncharacterized protein LOC101218201, giving the protein MAAASHFLRLLVIFLGLYNLLCSNAVPTSRSVSLLHGSLPFPHVSSNTLMVTKTEEEESHGRMVVALNDYPGSGANNRHTPRPQFRGCADC; this is encoded by the exons ATGGCAGCAGCCTCTCATTTCCTTCGTTTGCTTGTCATATTCTTGGGACTTTATAACCTTCTTTGTTCCAATGCTGTCCCAACTTCAA GAAGTGTCAGCCTCTTGCATGGATCTCTTCCATTTCCTCATGTTTCAAGCAACACCCTCATG GTGACTAAAACGGAGGAAGAAGAGAGCCATGGAAGAATGGTTGTGGCACTAAATGACTATCCAGGGTCAGGAGCCAACAATCGTCACACACCAAGGCCACAATTTAGGGGCTGTGCTGATTGTTGA